One genomic region from Bacteroidales bacterium encodes:
- a CDS encoding aminotransferase class IV — protein sequence MKIIGKYYLHNQQLKAARDFGGMPEVPSVYEVLRLIDGVPLFLDEHLLRLQQSAALMHRQLETTLESLADAIHHLADKNVVREGNIRITVAFPKKIQESGRQELYAFFVPHHYPTPAEYLQGYNLRSLQLERSKPNAKVVNTSLTQQAEALKKASGADEVLLVNQQGLVTEGSKSNIFFVIDDVLQTAPLDLVLGGITRQKVLELCMKNNIRVIEKAINLDVIGQVQAAVITGTSPRVMPVSRIDDHELDVKHPVVQKVMKLYNQLIEVAIRNS from the coding sequence ATGAAAATCATTGGAAAATATTATTTGCACAATCAGCAACTAAAAGCTGCTAGAGATTTTGGCGGCATGCCCGAAGTTCCGTCGGTGTATGAGGTGCTTCGCCTGATTGATGGGGTTCCGTTGTTTTTGGACGAACATCTGCTGCGCTTGCAACAATCGGCAGCACTAATGCACCGACAATTGGAAACAACACTTGAATCGTTGGCAGATGCTATCCATCATCTGGCAGATAAGAATGTTGTCCGCGAAGGGAATATTCGCATCACGGTAGCATTTCCAAAGAAAATTCAGGAAAGTGGTCGTCAGGAGTTGTATGCATTTTTCGTTCCGCACCACTATCCTACCCCAGCCGAATACCTGCAGGGATACAATTTGAGAAGTTTGCAACTTGAACGCTCAAAACCAAACGCAAAAGTGGTGAATACTTCTCTCACGCAACAAGCCGAAGCGCTGAAGAAAGCCAGCGGCGCCGATGAAGTGCTGCTCGTAAATCAGCAGGGATTGGTTACCGAAGGCAGCAAGTCGAATATCTTTTTTGTAATTGATGACGTACTCCAAACGGCGCCATTGGATTTGGTGCTGGGAGGAATCACACGGCAGAAGGTGCTGGAACTTTGTATGAAAAATAATATTCGAGTCATAGAAAAGGCTATTAACCTTGATGTAATCGGCCAGGTGCAGGCAGCCGTTATTACCGGCACGTCACCGCGCGTAATGCCTGTGAGCCGGATTGATGATCATGAACTCGATGTAAAACATCCCGTCGTGCAAAAGGTGATGAAGCTATACAACCAGCTCATTGAGGTAGCTATCCGGAATAGTTAG
- a CDS encoding DUF6051 family protein, protein MDYKSDYHYLRNITDNPSREIDLYQGEYRLHRQSFVSENCHILPGEDHYSDQGITFQRTPDFRHAISPEINEILNLADSKVRENRYFDYIIFKPAFPAKARGIIMMFHGLNEKNWDKYLVWARQLMQRTGKAVVLFPIAFHMNRSPEEWSHTRLMNGLKNVRQGFFPAVVASSFANVAISTRLHILPQRFFWSGVLTFWDVVQLINQIRAGQHPLIHAEATIDFFAYSIGAFLTQVMLMDNPQGLLDKSRLFIFCGGPAFNRMSPVRKTILDSEANIALYSFFIEHLDSYLKTDPRLTHYFSSAHSEGLVFRSMIDYNKLIDMREEKLNQISSRLMAVALKKDTVVPYYEVLNTLRGTERSIPIAVKVIDFPFPYSHETPFPLNDNHQSAVSAAVDQVFSMAAEFLN, encoded by the coding sequence ATGGATTACAAGAGCGATTACCACTATTTGCGCAACATAACCGACAATCCCTCCAGGGAAATTGATCTTTATCAGGGCGAATATCGCTTGCACCGTCAGTCGTTCGTTTCTGAAAATTGTCATATTCTTCCCGGCGAGGATCATTACAGTGATCAGGGCATCACATTTCAGCGCACGCCTGATTTCCGGCACGCTATCTCGCCCGAGATCAATGAAATACTCAACCTGGCCGATTCGAAGGTGCGCGAAAATCGATATTTCGACTACATCATTTTTAAGCCGGCGTTTCCGGCCAAAGCCCGCGGCATTATTATGATGTTTCACGGATTGAACGAAAAAAACTGGGACAAATATTTGGTGTGGGCGCGTCAATTGATGCAGCGCACTGGCAAAGCTGTTGTTTTGTTCCCCATCGCTTTTCACATGAATCGTTCGCCCGAAGAGTGGTCGCACACCCGTCTGATGAACGGTCTAAAAAATGTACGTCAGGGCTTTTTTCCGGCGGTGGTGGCGTCGTCGTTTGCCAATGTGGCCATCAGCACGCGTCTGCACATACTGCCGCAGCGTTTCTTTTGGTCGGGCGTGCTGACTTTCTGGGATGTCGTTCAGTTGATCAATCAGATAAGGGCGGGGCAGCACCCGCTTATCCACGCAGAAGCTACAATTGATTTCTTTGCCTATAGCATCGGCGCTTTCCTTACGCAGGTGATGCTGATGGATAACCCGCAAGGGCTGCTTGATAAGTCGCGTCTGTTTATCTTTTGCGGCGGGCCAGCGTTCAACAGGATGTCGCCGGTGCGCAAAACCATCCTCGACAGCGAAGCCAATATCGCTTTGTATTCTTTCTTTATCGAACATCTCGATAGTTATCTGAAAACCGACCCGAGGCTGACGCATTATTTCAGCAGCGCCCACAGCGAAGGGCTTGTATTCCGGTCGATGATCGATTATAATAAACTGATCGATATGCGCGAAGAGAAGCTAAACCAAATCAGCAGTCGGCTGATGGCTGTGGCACTCAAAAAAGATACAGTGGTTCCTTATTACGAAGTGCTCAATACTTTGCGTGGCACCGAGCGATCGATTCCCATCGCAGTGAAAGTGATTGATTTTCCGTTTCCCTATTCGCACGAAACCCCCTTTCCGCTCAACGATAATCACCAATCAGCCGTCAGTGCAGCCGTAGATCAGGTTTTTAGTATGGCAGCAGAGTTTCTTAATTGA
- a CDS encoding C-GCAxxG-C-C family protein, whose translation MTTNEKCLYARQQFAGELNCAQSVLSAYAEELELSRDELERMGAALGGGMGEGEICGAVSAALLVLGLKLGHTQHTPEKKPELKAAAEDFRNQFLERFNSLKCSELIGLQIKNAPDRLQAHANNVFDNECAGFICAAIALVDKITDKHL comes from the coding sequence ATGACGACGAATGAAAAGTGCCTCTATGCGCGGCAACAATTTGCCGGCGAGCTTAATTGTGCGCAATCAGTTTTGAGCGCTTACGCTGAAGAACTAGAACTATCACGTGATGAATTGGAGCGCATGGGTGCGGCATTGGGCGGTGGCATGGGCGAAGGTGAAATATGCGGAGCTGTTTCGGCAGCGCTGTTGGTGCTTGGCCTTAAGCTGGGGCATACGCAGCATACACCCGAAAAAAAGCCAGAACTAAAGGCTGCTGCAGAAGATTTTAGAAATCAGTTTCTCGAGAGGTTCAATTCGCTCAAATGTAGCGAGCTGATAGGGTTGCAGATAAAAAACGCTCCCGATCGCCTGCAGGCACACGCCAATAATGTTTTTGATAACGAATGCGCCGGTTTCATTTGCGCGGCCATTGCGCTGGTTGATAAAATTACCGACAAACATCTTTGA
- a CDS encoding trigger factor: protein MNITHETTDTLSGVIKLEINQEDYQEQYQKELREHRRKAVMPGFRPGKVPASIIEKKYGTALLVEEVNKVVSEALQKYISDNSLDLLGYPLSRPDEKGIDFIRDRNFTFYFDIGFAPAVNVDLTALAPIEKFDVKIDDDTLQPFIERALEDQGKFVEKETVEADDFLDVQIDELDVDGKINKKGISSKTRISVASITDDSFREKLIGSKVAQSFNFDPLKITANPAAAAKMLGMEEKEAEKISGDFNMEIGKIEHFQPAELNEEFFKAVFPDTQLNTEEEFKERMRQEVKRFYDNDSKHIFARRAFDHIIEINDLQLPDEFLKKWLFANNDGQIPMEEIEKDYDNYRGGMKLQLVQDALIKKYPEVAVSDHDVRTEIMNQFRRYFSASSGLDSDDEELNKQLVMLADNYMEKNKEEVHRTHDQIYNERIADLMNEHVQKTVVGVTPDEMKQKVEELSELDHDQEHNHDHDHDHNHDHTDDQETEHDSEVK, encoded by the coding sequence ATGAACATCACACACGAAACTACCGACACCCTGAGTGGGGTCATCAAACTGGAGATAAACCAGGAGGATTATCAGGAACAATATCAGAAAGAATTGCGCGAGCACAGACGCAAGGCTGTGATGCCAGGATTCCGTCCGGGCAAAGTTCCAGCCAGCATAATCGAAAAAAAATATGGTACTGCCCTGCTCGTCGAGGAGGTGAATAAAGTGGTTTCTGAAGCTTTGCAGAAATATATCAGCGACAATTCGCTCGACCTGTTGGGCTATCCACTGTCCCGACCCGACGAAAAAGGCATCGACTTCATCCGCGACCGTAATTTTACTTTTTATTTCGACATCGGTTTTGCGCCTGCAGTAAACGTGGATCTTACCGCTCTCGCTCCCATCGAAAAATTTGATGTGAAAATTGATGACGACACGCTGCAACCATTCATCGAAAGAGCCTTGGAAGATCAGGGAAAATTTGTAGAAAAAGAAACCGTTGAAGCCGACGACTTTTTGGATGTACAGATTGATGAGCTTGACGTAGATGGCAAAATCAACAAAAAAGGCATTTCTAGCAAAACAAGAATTTCAGTTGCCAGCATCACCGACGATAGCTTCCGCGAAAAATTGATAGGCAGCAAAGTGGCCCAATCGTTCAATTTCGATCCTTTAAAAATTACTGCCAATCCTGCAGCTGCTGCTAAAATGCTGGGAATGGAAGAAAAAGAAGCCGAAAAAATCTCCGGCGACTTTAATATGGAAATAGGAAAGATCGAGCATTTCCAACCCGCAGAACTCAACGAAGAGTTTTTTAAGGCTGTTTTCCCTGACACCCAATTAAACACTGAAGAGGAGTTCAAAGAAAGAATGCGTCAGGAAGTAAAACGCTTTTATGACAATGACAGCAAACACATTTTTGCCCGTCGCGCCTTCGATCATATCATCGAAATCAACGATTTGCAACTTCCTGATGAATTCCTCAAAAAATGGCTCTTTGCAAACAATGACGGCCAGATACCAATGGAGGAAATTGAAAAAGATTACGACAATTATCGTGGCGGGATGAAGCTGCAACTGGTGCAGGATGCGCTGATAAAAAAATATCCTGAGGTAGCTGTAAGCGACCATGACGTACGCACCGAAATCATGAATCAGTTCCGCAGATATTTTTCGGCTTCCAGTGGCTTAGATTCTGACGACGAAGAACTCAACAAGCAATTGGTAATGCTTGCCGACAACTATATGGAAAAAAATAAGGAGGAAGTACACCGCACCCACGACCAAATTTATAACGAGCGTATTGCCGACTTAATGAACGAACATGTTCAGAAAACGGTGGTTGGAGTTACTCCTGATGAGATGAAACAAAAGGTTGAGGAATTATCAGAATTGGATCATGACCAAGAGCACAATCACGATCACGATCACGATCATAACCATGACCATACCGACGATCAGGAAACTGAGCACGACAGCGAAGTGAAATAA